A genomic stretch from Hoplias malabaricus isolate fHopMal1 chromosome 4, fHopMal1.hap1, whole genome shotgun sequence includes:
- the lrrc17 gene encoding leucine-rich repeat-containing protein 17, giving the protein MRLLTALLLLLVLGGTETRREGRKRRERTRGKGRASAVKRFVVNCKEYTEDRHKFLDCQDLHLTAVLLGWPEDIDHLLLARNRIQVLQDNTFSHFRKLQSLDLQQNEISLIEEGAFSGLNKLTTLLLQHNFLQVVTEAMFIPMPRLTHLRIHDNPWKCNCQLDSLVRFLQVPSNRNMGTFAKCTEPSGLWGQKLKNIDADLLCSPIEEVPESHPRPPGIQKHPDATSLCHTYVFPKPLLDCRGRGLRTIPTDISASFVKIDLSFNNITHLRPKEFVAIKDLKFLNLSSNGLERIDTAAFAGLLHLQELDLSNNSMHNFNYGILEDLYYLRTLSLGDNPWVCDYNIHYLIYWLKLHPAVVHTGLVCSEPEEFQDWPVESYVKTYNAECPKDMQLGQQTGMDSTAQELIAETDEEPNLLPSPLRNRQPKKFEIIRLS; this is encoded by the exons ATGCGGCTTCTCACCGCCCTGCTTCTGCTTCTTGTGCTTGGAGGGACAGAGACACGCAGAGAAGGCCGGAAAAGGCGGGAGAGGACACGAGGTAAAGGGAGGGCCAGTGCGGTAAAGCGCTTTGTGGTCAACTGCAAGGAATACACAGAAGATAGACACAAGTTTCTAGACTGCCAGGATCTTCATCTGACCGCTGTTCTGCTGGGATGGCCAGAGGATATTGACCACCTCCTGCTGGCACGGAACAGGATCCAGGTGCTGCAGGACAACACCTTCAGCCACTTCCGGAAGCTACAGAGTTTGGACCTACAGCAGAATGAGATTTCACTCATCGAGGAGGGGGCTTTCAGCGGTTTGAACAAGCTCACCACTTTACTTCTGCAGCACAACTTTCTGCAGGTTGTCACCGAGGCTATGTTCATCCCTATGCCACGGCTCACACACCTGCGCATCCACGACAACCCCTGGAAGTGCAACTGTCAGCTTGACAGCCTAGTGCGCTTCCTGCAGGTGCCCAGCAACCGCAACATGGGAACCTTTGCCAAGTGCACAGAGCCATCAGGCCTATGGGGACAGAAGCTCAAAAACATAGATGCAGATTTGCTGTGCTCTCCAATTGAGGAGGTTCCAGAAAGTCACCCAAGGCCACCTGGGATACAAAAGCACCCTGATGCAACATCATTGTGTCATACTTACGTCTTCCCCAAACCGTTGCTGGACTGCAGGGGCAGAG GTCTGAGGACTATTCCAACTGACATCTCAGCAAGTTTTGTTAAAATAGATCTGTCCTTCAATAACATAACACACCTGAGACCTAAGGAGTTTGTGGCCATCAAAGACCTGAAGTTTCTGAACCTCAGCAGTAATGGTCTGGAGCGTATTGACACAG CTGCATTTGCAGGCCTATTGCACCTTCAAGAGCTGGACCTCTCCAACAACAGCATGCACAACTTCAACTATGGCATCCTTGAAGACCTGTACTACCTCCGGACGCTATCTCTGGGGGACAACCCCTGGGTCTGTGACTACAACATCCACTACCTTATATACTGGTTGAAGCTCCACCCAGCTGTTGTCCACACAGGCCTAGTGTGCAGTGAGCCCGAGGAGTTCCAGGACTGGCCTGTGGAGAGCTATGTCAAAACCTACAATGCCGAGTGTCCCAAAGACATGCAGCTGGGCCAGCAGACGGGTATGGACTCCACTGCACAGGAGCTTATCGCAGAAACAGACGAAGAGCCCAACCTGCTGCCCAGCCCTCTGCGAAACAGGCAGCCCAAGAAATTTGAGATTATTCGTCTGAGTTAA